A window of the Chitinispirillum alkaliphilum genome harbors these coding sequences:
- a CDS encoding delta-aminolevulinic acid dehydratase, translating into MGYPLHRPRRLRRNQFIRDMVKESRMDVRDLICPLFVVHGRDIKREIDILPGNYHLSVDRLVYEAEEIRDLGIPAVILFGIPKRKDPGASESYDPQGIVQQAVRAIKESVPELVVITDVCMCEYTDHGHCGIMKDGYLMNDASLELIAEVACSHAKAGADMVAPAAMLDGQIRKMRYALDEQSFSNVAIMAYSAKFASKLYDPFFKEGTASVLSYGDKRTHQMDCANANEALREIALDIEEGADIVMVKPGMFYLDVVYRAKEKFKMPLAIYNVSGEYALIKAAAELNRIDEGQIREEVFTAFKRAGADLIISYHAKDIARLMKRGGEG; encoded by the coding sequence ATGGGATACCCCCTTCACAGGCCCAGAAGACTTCGCAGGAATCAGTTTATCCGCGACATGGTCAAAGAGAGCAGAATGGATGTCAGGGATCTTATTTGTCCTCTCTTTGTTGTGCATGGCAGGGACATAAAAAGGGAGATAGACATATTGCCTGGAAACTACCACCTCTCTGTTGACCGGTTGGTTTATGAAGCCGAGGAGATAAGGGATCTTGGGATACCTGCGGTCATACTTTTTGGAATTCCAAAAAGAAAGGATCCCGGTGCATCAGAGAGTTATGACCCTCAGGGTATAGTGCAGCAGGCGGTCAGGGCAATAAAGGAGAGTGTTCCGGAGCTGGTTGTTATAACAGATGTGTGTATGTGTGAGTATACGGATCATGGGCATTGTGGGATAATGAAAGATGGATATCTGATGAATGATGCTTCGCTTGAGTTGATTGCTGAGGTGGCATGTTCACATGCAAAAGCGGGTGCAGACATGGTGGCTCCTGCTGCAATGCTCGATGGGCAGATAAGGAAGATGAGATATGCTCTGGATGAGCAATCTTTCAGCAATGTGGCAATCATGGCTTATTCTGCAAAGTTTGCCTCCAAACTTTATGATCCGTTCTTTAAGGAAGGTACTGCTTCGGTACTGAGTTACGGGGACAAAAGAACTCACCAGATGGATTGCGCAAACGCCAATGAGGCGCTCAGAGAGATTGCTCTTGACATAGAAGAAGGTGCTGACATAGTGATGGTGAAACCGGGGATGTTTTATCTCGATGTGGTTTACAGGGCTAAGGAGAAATTTAAAATGCCTCTTGCAATATACAATGTCAGCGGGGAGTATGCACTGATAAAAGCCGCAGCTGAGCTTAACAGAATCGACGAAGGGCAGATAAGGGAGGAAGTGTTCACCGCTTTTAAGAGAGCTGGTGCAGATCTGATAATCTCCTATCATGCAAAGGATATTGCCAGGCTGATGAAAAGGGGGGGAGAGGGGTGA
- a CDS encoding Glutamyl-tRNA reductase, giving the protein MLFGVAGLSFRTAPIELREKLSFRECEIADALYLLRAKEEVEECFILSTCNRVEIYALLREPRVGILRDFFRDFHKFGGDLSEVLYTKIGEDAIRHLCFVASGLDSMVLGESQIFGQVKSAYGEAVSCGAVGNVLEHLMQQVYSLVKKVRSKTAIGQASVSVSYSAVRMAREIFGQIDEKRVLILGAGEMGELTVRNLMSHGVRNVYVANRTFQRAVELSERFRGTAVMLHEIGEYIGQTDIVISSINSSEFVIKTADMEKIMEGRADHPVFFIDISVPRSIDPLIAHIPGCHLCNIDDLRAVSDSSADQRKTEASKAKSIIEKKVVDMYSFVSSCDIIPTMISIRLKAEEIRKSALDKLSLSSQQREAVESLTRSLVNKILHHSETQFREYSNRVKGY; this is encoded by the coding sequence ATGCTTTTCGGTGTAGCGGGGTTAAGTTTCAGGACAGCTCCTATTGAGTTAAGAGAGAAGCTCTCGTTCAGGGAGTGTGAGATAGCCGATGCTCTTTATCTTTTGAGGGCAAAGGAGGAGGTGGAGGAGTGTTTTATATTGTCAACCTGCAACAGGGTAGAGATATATGCTCTTTTACGTGAGCCGAGGGTGGGGATTTTGCGGGATTTTTTCAGGGATTTTCACAAATTCGGAGGAGATCTCTCGGAGGTTCTCTACACAAAGATCGGCGAGGATGCCATAAGGCATCTCTGTTTTGTGGCATCGGGGCTTGATTCGATGGTTTTGGGGGAGTCGCAGATTTTCGGTCAGGTGAAAAGTGCCTATGGTGAGGCGGTGAGTTGTGGTGCGGTGGGCAATGTGCTTGAGCATCTTATGCAACAGGTTTACAGTCTGGTAAAGAAAGTCCGTTCCAAAACCGCCATTGGCCAGGCGAGCGTTTCTGTGAGTTATTCCGCGGTCAGGATGGCAAGGGAGATTTTCGGTCAGATAGATGAGAAGCGTGTTCTTATTCTGGGTGCGGGGGAGATGGGTGAGTTGACGGTGAGAAATCTGATGAGTCATGGGGTCAGGAACGTTTATGTGGCAAACAGGACCTTTCAGAGGGCTGTGGAGCTCTCAGAGCGCTTCAGGGGCACGGCGGTGATGCTTCACGAGATCGGCGAATACATTGGTCAAACCGATATCGTAATCTCCTCGATAAACAGCTCTGAATTTGTGATAAAAACCGCCGATATGGAAAAAATCATGGAGGGGCGGGCAGATCACCCGGTTTTTTTCATAGACATATCTGTCCCCAGAAGCATAGATCCATTGATAGCCCATATCCCCGGCTGTCATCTCTGTAATATCGATGATTTAAGGGCCGTGAGTGACTCCAGTGCAGATCAGAGAAAGACCGAAGCCTCCAAAGCAAAGAGCATAATAGAGAAGAAGGTGGTAGACATGTACAGTTTCGTAAGTTCCTGTGATATTATTCCCACAATGATTTCCATCCGTCTCAAGGCTGAGGAGATAAGAAAGTCTGCACTCGACAAGCTCTCTCTCTCCTCTCAGCAGCGCGAAGCGGTGGAATCCCTTACCCGTTCACTGGTTAACAAGATTCTCCACCACTCAGAGACCCAGTTCAGGGAATACTCAAACAGGGTGAAGGGGTACTGA